The Diorhabda sublineata isolate icDioSubl1.1 chromosome 6, icDioSubl1.1, whole genome shotgun sequence genome includes a window with the following:
- the LOC130445362 gene encoding leucine-rich repeat-containing protein 15-like, with protein sequence MIYFKIIKLSLILCVINEVNSFCENKDALNDITARLYKSKKSEGFRYIGSFYEMDKFEIIHVEKSNVTDLCEGMIKNFPKLEILSLINANISKIQANVFQKVSNLTELSLAVNKISEIVDGSFNNLEALQYLYLSGNRINSIGSRAFNGLPNLKKLYLDRNKLKQLDQNLLIENVLLKLVDLRYNEFELIATTTFSRLQLSHSEPITIYLGHNEIIDVDPTTFAFKNPINLHLESNKLNTISDLFHGINEYSVLYLNSNKFICLPDDVIENVKMSTKIVYLLDNPISCQCLRILDGSYIQEDGGSVKLIYDHNCTYERIVI encoded by the coding sequence ATGATctactttaaaataattaaattatcgtTAATTTTGTGTGTCATAAATGAAGTTAatagtttttgtgaaaataaagaTGCCTTAAACGATATAACAGCTAGATTATACAAATCGAAAAAATCGGAAGGATTCAGATATATAGGAAGTTTCTACGAAATGGacaaattcgaaataatacacGTGGAAAAATCGAACGTAACCGATTTATGCGAAGGTATGATCAAAAATTTCCCAAAACTCGAGATATTAAGTTTAATAAACGCTAATATATCGAAAATTCAAGCGAACGTTTtccaaaaagtttcaaatttgaCCGAATTATCACTGGCGGTTAATAAgatatcagaaatcgtcgatggGAGTTTCAACAATCTGGAAgctttacaatatttatatctcTCTGGAAACAGGATAAACTCGATAGGATCCAGAGCGTTTAACGGTTTACCGAATctgaagaaattatatttagataGAAATAAACTGAAACAACTAGATCAAAATTTGTTAATCGAGAATGTTCTATTGAAATTAGTTGATTTGAGATATAACGAATTCGAATTAATAGCGACAACTACGTTTTCTCGATTACAACTTTCGCATTCGGAACCGATTACGATTTATTTGGGACATAATGAAATAATAGACGTCGATCCTACTACATTCGCTTTCAAAAATCCGATAAATTTGCATCTGGAATCGAATAAATTGAACACAATCAGCGATCTATTTCACGGTATCAACGAATACAGCGTTTTGTATTtaaattcgaataaatttaTATGTTTGCCTGACGATGTTATCGAGAACGTTAAGATGTCTACGAAAATCGTTTATCTGCTGGATAATCCAATTTCTTGCCAATGTTTGCGAATCCTCGACGGTTCTTATATCCAAGAAGACGGTGGAAGtgttaaattaatttatgaTCATAACTGTACATACGAACGTATCGTTATTTGA